In Rhodococcus pseudokoreensis, the DNA window GGCAGAGCCGTCGACGACGATTCCGGCGAGGCACTCGAGGCCGGACTCGCGTGCCAGCGCGTCATTCGGGATGGCGCCGACCCCGACCAGGACGAGGTCGCAGGCGATCTCGGTTCCGTCACCGAGTTCGACCCCGGCCACGCGGCCGTCGGAGCCGCTGATTCCCCGGACCTCGGCCCCGGTGAGAATGCGGGTTCCCCGGTTCCGATGGAAGTCGGTGAGAGCCGTCGACAGTTCCCGGCTCGCCACTCGGGCCAGCACCCGGTCCTCCCGTTCGATCACCGTGACGTCGCATCCGCGGGCGCGGGCCGACGCCGCGACCTCGAGTCCCACGTAGCCACCGCCGATGATCGCCAGCGCCGATCCGGTGTGCACTGCCTCGCGGAGCATTGTGGCGTCGGCGAGGGTGCGCAGGCTGAGCACGCCCTCGAGATCGCTTCCCGGGAGCGACAGCGTCCGCGGCGCGGCGCCTGTCGCGAGCACGAGTGTCGTGTACTCCAGCACCGTTCCGGACACGGTCGTCGCGGTACGCGCGTCCCGGTCGATGCGGCTGACCGGATCACCGAGCAGCGTGTCGATCTCGTTGTCGGCGTAGAACGATTCCGGTTTGAGCCACTGCACGAACTCGTCGTCGGCGTACTTCTTCGACAGCGGCGGGCGGTGATAGGGCGGATGGGTTTCGTCCCCGCACAGGACGATGCGACCGTCGAACTTCTGCTGCCGCAGCATGCCGGCGAGAGTGCCGCCGGCATGCCCGGCCCCGACGATCACCACGGTGGGCGACGCATGTGATGTGACCATGGTGTTATCGGGTGAACTCGATCTGGACGGGCATGTTCTTGAGCCCGCCGACGAAATTGGTCTGGATCATCTTCGTGTCGTCCACAAGTTCGAGCGACTCGATGTGGGGGAGCAGTTCCTCGAGCATGATGCGGAGTTCGATCTTGGCCAAGTGCTGCCCGATGCACATGTGCGGCCCGTAACCGAAGGCGATGTGCTTGTTGGGTCGGCGAGTGATGTCGAACGTGTCCGGGTTGGGAATGACGTCCGCGTCCCGGTTGCCCGACTGGTAGAGCATCATGAAGCGGTCGCCCTTCTTGATGTTCCGGCCGCGGATCGTGTAGTCCTGCGTCGCCTGACGCATGAAGTGCTTCACCGGCGACGCCCAGCGCAGAGATTCGTTGACGATGTGCGGCGCGAGCGCCAGGTCCGCCTTCGCCTTCGCGAGCAGTTCGGGGTTCCGGCCGAGTTCGAGCATGCCGCCGGCGAGGGTACTTGAGGTGGTGTCGTGACCAGCGGTAGCGATGGCGATGAAGTAGCCGTACGCCACCTCGTTCGGGTAGTACTCGCCGCTCTCGTCGCGGGCCACCGAGATGATCGTCGCGAGGTCGTCCTGCGGGTTCGCCCGCCTGTCCTGCAACAACGCCTCGAAGTAGGCGTAGAAATCCTGAATCGTGGCCACCCACTGCTTGGCGGCGGCGTCCGGGGTGAGCGGTTCGACGTCCTCCCGCGCGGCATCGGGATCGGCCGTCCCGAAGAACTCCTGCGTGAGGGCCATCATGCGGGGCTCGTCCGATTCGGGCACCCCGAAAAGGCTCATGATGACGTGCAGGGGGTAGTGCAGGGCGAAGTCCTTGACGAAGTCGATCCGGCCGTCCGTCTTCAATAGCCGGGCGACGGCAGCCTTCGCGAGGTCGCGGATGGTCGATTCCCACTGGGCGAGGTTGGTGGGCCGGAACCAGTCCAGTGCGATGTCCTTGATCGCGGTGTGCTCCGGCGGGTCGAGGTAGGTGAGAGTCTCGAGGACGCGGAGGCTGCCGTTGTTGATGCTCTTGGTGAACGCGTCGCCGGCCTGGTTCGCCAGGATCGGGTTGACGGAACCCTTGTCCTCCCCGCCTGCATTGGTGAAGATGTCGGGCTGACGCTCGATCT includes these proteins:
- a CDS encoding NAD(P)/FAD-dependent oxidoreductase, whose translation is MVTSHASPTVVIVGAGHAGGTLAGMLRQQKFDGRIVLCGDETHPPYHRPPLSKKYADDEFVQWLKPESFYADNEIDTLLGDPVSRIDRDARTATTVSGTVLEYTTLVLATGAAPRTLSLPGSDLEGVLSLRTLADATMLREAVHTGSALAIIGGGYVGLEVAASARARGCDVTVIEREDRVLARVASRELSTALTDFHRNRGTRILTGAEVRGISGSDGRVAGVELGDGTEIACDLVLVGVGAIPNDALARESGLECLAGIVVDGSAHTSDPHVLAIGDVTYRLHDTLGKMVRLESIPSAVEQAKQAAAVIMGAPLPPHEVPWFWSDQFDLKMKMAGMIGPDTQAILRGDASDTSFALFHLDSDGIPVAVETVNAASEFMAGKKFIGNRTKVDRTALADPATPLREAAL
- a CDS encoding cytochrome P450, which produces MSTTEQVTELIPDAVARQIVLPEGHRDNDALFEAYRWLRENNPLGRAEVEGYDPIWLVSKHADIMEIERQPDIFTNAGGEDKGSVNPILANQAGDAFTKSINNGSLRVLETLTYLDPPEHTAIKDIALDWFRPTNLAQWESTIRDLAKAAVARLLKTDGRIDFVKDFALHYPLHVIMSLFGVPESDEPRMMALTQEFFGTADPDAAREDVEPLTPDAAAKQWVATIQDFYAYFEALLQDRRANPQDDLATIISVARDESGEYYPNEVAYGYFIAIATAGHDTTSSTLAGGMLELGRNPELLAKAKADLALAPHIVNESLRWASPVKHFMRQATQDYTIRGRNIKKGDRFMMLYQSGNRDADVIPNPDTFDITRRPNKHIAFGYGPHMCIGQHLAKIELRIMLEELLPHIESLELVDDTKMIQTNFVGGLKNMPVQIEFTR